A genomic stretch from Apodemus sylvaticus chromosome 12, mApoSyl1.1, whole genome shotgun sequence includes:
- the Cdk18 gene encoding cyclin-dependent kinase 18 isoform X1 — MNKMKNFKRRLSLSVPRPETIEESLAEFTEQFNQLHTQRNEDGREAPGQLSPGMQYQHRQSQRRFSMEDLNKRLSLPVDIRLPQEFLQKLQLENPGLPKPLTRMSRRASLSDIGFGKLETYVKLDKLGEGTYATVFKGRSKLTENLVALKEIRLEHEEGAPCTAIREVSLLKDLKHANIVTLHDLIHTDRSLTLVFEYLDSDLKQYLDHCGNLMNMHNVKIFMFQLLRGLAYCHRRKILHRDLKPQNLLINERGELKLADFGLARAKSVPTKTYSNEVVTLWYRPPDVLLGSTEYSTPIDMWGVGCILYEMATGKPLFPGSTVKEELHLIFRLLGTPTEESWPGVTSISEFRAYNFPRYLPQPLLSHAPRLDTEGINLLTSLLLYESKSRMSAEAALNHPYFQSLGERVHQLDDTASIFSLKEIQLQKDPGYRGLGFQHPAPSILQGEGRTGGRASSEPRPPCCTLRDERPHGT; from the exons ATGAACAAGATGAAGAACTTCAAGCGAAGGCTTTCCCTGTCCGTGCCCCGCCCAGAGACCATTGAGGAGTCGTTGGCTGAGTTCACTGAGCAGTTTAACCAGCTCCACACTCAGAGGAATGAGG ATGGCAGAGAGGCGCCTGGACAGCTGTCTCCTGGCATGCAGTATCAACACCGGCAGAGCCAGCGCCGATTCTCCATGGAG GACCTCAACAAGAGGCTCTCTCTGCCCGTGGACATCCGCCTGCCCCAGGAATTCCTGCAGAAGTTACAGCTGGAGAACCCAGGGCTGCCCAAACCACTCACCCGCATGTCCCGTCGTGCCTCCCTG TCAGATATCGGCTTTGGGAAACTGGAAACATACGTGAAACTGGACAAACTGGGGGAG GGTACCTATGCCACCGTCTTCAAGGGGCGCAGCAAACTGACAGAGAACCTCGTGGCCCTGAAGGAGATCCGGCTGGAGCACGAGGAAGGGGCGCCCTGCACTGCTATTCGAGAGG TGTCTCTGCTGAAGGACCTGAAACACGCCAATATTGTGACCCTGCATGACCTCATTCACACAGATCGGTCCCTCACCCTGGTGTTTGAGTACCTG GACAGTGACCTGAAGCAGTACCTAGACCACTGTGGGAACCTCATGAACATGCACAACGTCAAG ATCTTCATGTTCCAGCTGCTCCGGGGCCTGGCCTACTGCCACCGCCGCAAGATCTTGCACCGTGACCTGAAGCCCCAGAACCTGCTCATCAATGAGAGGGGGGAGCTGAAGCTGGCTGATTTCG GCCTGGCCCGGGCCAAATCAGTGCCTACAAAGACCTATTCCAATGAGGTGGTGACGCTTTGGTACAGGCCTCCAGATGTGCTGCTGGGATCCACAGAGTACTCCACTCCCATTGACATGTG GGGCGTGGGCTGCATCCTCTATGAGATGGCCACCGGCAAGCCCCTCTTCCCCGGCTCTACTGTCAAGGAGGAGTTGCACCTCATCTTCCGTCTCCTGG GGACACCTACAGAAGAGTCGTGGCCGGGTGTGACGTCCATCTCCGAGTTTCGAGCCTACAACTTTCCCCGGTACCTGCCACAGCCGCTGCTCAGCCACGCCCCCAG GTTGGATACTGAAGGCATCAACCTCCTGACCAGCCTCCTCCTG TATGAATCCAAGAGTCGCATGTCAGCAGAGGCGGCCCTAAATCACCCCTACTTCCAGTCTCTGGGAGAACGAGTACACCAGCTCGATGACA CTGCCTCCATCTTCTCCCTGAAGGAGATCCAGCTCCAAAAGGACCCAGGCTATCGTGGCCTGGGCTTCCAGCACCCAG CTCCCTCCATTCTCCAGGGCGAGGGAAGAACCGGCGGCAGAGCATCTTCTGAGCCACGCCCACCCTGCTGCACCTTGAGGGATGAGAGGCCACACGGAACATGA
- the Cdk18 gene encoding cyclin-dependent kinase 18 isoform X2: MNKMKNFKRRLSLSVPRPETIEESLAEFTEQFNQLHTQRNEDGREAPGQLSPGMQYQHRQSQRRFSMEDLNKRLSLPVDIRLPQEFLQKLQLENPGLPKPLTRMSRRASLSDIGFGKLETYVKLDKLGEGTYATVFKGRSKLTENLVALKEIRLEHEEGAPCTAIREVSLLKDLKHANIVTLHDLIHTDRSLTLVFEYLDSDLKQYLDHCGNLMNMHNVKIFMFQLLRGLAYCHRRKILHRDLKPQNLLINERGELKLADFGLARAKSVPTKTYSNEVVTLWYRPPDVLLGSTEYSTPIDMWGVGCILYEMATGKPLFPGSTVKEELHLIFRLLGTPTEESWPGVTSISEFRAYNFPRYLPQPLLSHAPRLDTEGINLLTSLLLYESKSRMSAEAALNHPYFQSLGERVHQLDDTASIFSLKEIQLQKDPGYRGLGFQHPGRGKNRRQSIF; this comes from the exons ATGAACAAGATGAAGAACTTCAAGCGAAGGCTTTCCCTGTCCGTGCCCCGCCCAGAGACCATTGAGGAGTCGTTGGCTGAGTTCACTGAGCAGTTTAACCAGCTCCACACTCAGAGGAATGAGG ATGGCAGAGAGGCGCCTGGACAGCTGTCTCCTGGCATGCAGTATCAACACCGGCAGAGCCAGCGCCGATTCTCCATGGAG GACCTCAACAAGAGGCTCTCTCTGCCCGTGGACATCCGCCTGCCCCAGGAATTCCTGCAGAAGTTACAGCTGGAGAACCCAGGGCTGCCCAAACCACTCACCCGCATGTCCCGTCGTGCCTCCCTG TCAGATATCGGCTTTGGGAAACTGGAAACATACGTGAAACTGGACAAACTGGGGGAG GGTACCTATGCCACCGTCTTCAAGGGGCGCAGCAAACTGACAGAGAACCTCGTGGCCCTGAAGGAGATCCGGCTGGAGCACGAGGAAGGGGCGCCCTGCACTGCTATTCGAGAGG TGTCTCTGCTGAAGGACCTGAAACACGCCAATATTGTGACCCTGCATGACCTCATTCACACAGATCGGTCCCTCACCCTGGTGTTTGAGTACCTG GACAGTGACCTGAAGCAGTACCTAGACCACTGTGGGAACCTCATGAACATGCACAACGTCAAG ATCTTCATGTTCCAGCTGCTCCGGGGCCTGGCCTACTGCCACCGCCGCAAGATCTTGCACCGTGACCTGAAGCCCCAGAACCTGCTCATCAATGAGAGGGGGGAGCTGAAGCTGGCTGATTTCG GCCTGGCCCGGGCCAAATCAGTGCCTACAAAGACCTATTCCAATGAGGTGGTGACGCTTTGGTACAGGCCTCCAGATGTGCTGCTGGGATCCACAGAGTACTCCACTCCCATTGACATGTG GGGCGTGGGCTGCATCCTCTATGAGATGGCCACCGGCAAGCCCCTCTTCCCCGGCTCTACTGTCAAGGAGGAGTTGCACCTCATCTTCCGTCTCCTGG GGACACCTACAGAAGAGTCGTGGCCGGGTGTGACGTCCATCTCCGAGTTTCGAGCCTACAACTTTCCCCGGTACCTGCCACAGCCGCTGCTCAGCCACGCCCCCAG GTTGGATACTGAAGGCATCAACCTCCTGACCAGCCTCCTCCTG TATGAATCCAAGAGTCGCATGTCAGCAGAGGCGGCCCTAAATCACCCCTACTTCCAGTCTCTGGGAGAACGAGTACACCAGCTCGATGACA CTGCCTCCATCTTCTCCCTGAAGGAGATCCAGCTCCAAAAGGACCCAGGCTATCGTGGCCTGGGCTTCCAGCACCCAG GGCGAGGGAAGAACCGGCGGCAGAGCATCTTCTGA